In Patescibacteria group bacterium, the following proteins share a genomic window:
- a CDS encoding oligosaccharide flippase family protein yields PISFLQGLQRFMDFSLANIVTALNKFLIGIGLTLLMYEITGTMAGIFIGALLSFIIVCLLLKRNLNLTIGAELSKWLSRLLKFALPSSLTLISLAVLFNVDVVLVKHFFSEEVSGIYSSMAIIGRILFFGASTVGLVLFPISSESHAKGENTSKVFLNSLVLTTGILLCGLFVFMVFPKFVVLTLFGANYLRAVEFLPKFTLFMFLYTLIYLFSQYFLSVYKMKIGVVLAIGALLQVILIWFRHKSLMMVVDNLVYVNVILFVVLLGYYILNLKFKGFSSLRGTSRRRETKQSP; encoded by the coding sequence TCCAATATCTTTTTTGCAAGGATTGCAGAGATTTATGGATTTTAGTTTGGCCAATATTGTTACCGCGTTAAACAAGTTTTTGATTGGAATAGGACTAACTTTGTTGATGTATGAAATAACGGGAACTATGGCGGGAATATTCATTGGGGCTTTGTTGTCGTTTATTATAGTTTGCCTTTTATTAAAAAGGAACTTAAATCTAACAATAGGAGCGGAATTATCCAAATGGCTTTCCCGCCTTTTAAAATTTGCCTTACCTTCTTCTTTAACCTTGATTTCTCTTGCGGTTCTTTTTAATGTGGATGTTGTTTTGGTGAAACATTTTTTTAGCGAAGAAGTTTCTGGAATATATTCAAGTATGGCGATTATAGGAAGAATTTTATTTTTCGGCGCAAGCACGGTGGGACTGGTTTTGTTTCCTATATCTTCCGAAAGTCACGCCAAAGGGGAAAACACCAGCAAAGTGTTTTTAAATTCTTTAGTGTTAACAACAGGTATTCTGCTTTGTGGTCTTTTTGTATTTATGGTTTTTCCAAAGTTTGTGGTTCTGACTTTGTTTGGGGCAAATTACTTGAGAGCGGTAGAGTTTCTCCCAAAATTTACGCTATTTATGTTTTTATATACACTTATTTATTTGTTTTCGCAGTATTTTTTATCTGTTTATAAGATGAAAATCGGTGTTGTTTTGGCAATAGGCGCGTTACTGCAGGTTATTTTAATTTGGTTTAGACATAAAAGTCTTATGATGGTGGTGGATAATTTGGTTTATGTTAATGTGATATTGTTTGTGGTTTTGTTGGGGTACTATATATTAAATTTAAAATTCAAAGGTTTTTCGTCATTGCGAGGAACGAGCCGCAGGCGAGAGACGAAGCAATCCCCTTGA